Below is a genomic region from Raphanus sativus cultivar WK10039 chromosome 4, ASM80110v3, whole genome shotgun sequence.
TATAGTGAACTTTATTACACTAATTGTTTTATTCTGGTATAGTTACTCAGATCACCTAGAATTTGAATAATTAATAGAAGAAAAACTGACATGAATTCACAAGAATTAAACAGTAGTTGGTTAAATTGATCTAATTTACCCCCTGGTAAAAATGATAACAATATCAATAGATTAGATTTTGATAAGAATTGAATAACACACATtgttgattatataaaaaaatttcatgttGGGAAACACATACTTATGTAGTTATGTTATTTTGTGCACACAAATTATAGTTATGTTATTCGAATGATAcgatattttattatgttacaaacattaaatttatattatgttttaaatgaATTATATGGTATATCTAGTTAGGTTgtatataatactttatataagAAATACCAAGcctaattaaattattatacaaaataataaatatagttaaaTAGTATAAAACACAAACTCTTATACAAAATAATGTATCAATAATAAattctattaaataattatacatacaAAATAACATATACTAATGCATTTGAGAATTtacttcaaatttttaaaacaaaatatcaataaagaaatatttgaataaaacaATTAGTATcactttataatataaaactaccTAAAGtcagattatttatttataaataaatatatttttatttgataaaataatttattaacaattaggtaatatttatattaaattacatTAGTAAATTaacttatattttgttttgcagTTTTAGGCTGTCTAATCTGCGGTGGGCTAATGCAAATCAgactatttgaaaaatttattgGCGTGAGATAATTGGGTAttctataaaaatttataaacttatataaaaaactTAGAAGTATTTAAACATGTATACAATTCATAATTTTcattacataaatttaaaaccaaaatattgaACATTTTTCAAAACGCAATGCGGTTCAAAAATCTAGAACTACttttatagaataaatatgtatatacgtTTTACAagtaaaatcatatatttatataatttctcGTGAAAGTCATCAAGTATATTTCCGTTTCTAATAAACATTGggaaatttatatgttatatataaatcttaCTTTTGTTGTcgtcaaaaaaataaatcgtatAAAGTGTTTGATTTACCAAACAAGCAAAGACcgtttttcaaaaagaaaaagaaaccagAGAGACCACCACATCATGATTGAGTTTCACAAAGATAGCAAAAATATCACatgaagaaaaaaaggaaaaagatttatagaaaatatcaaaaggAGAGAGACCTCTAGCTACTCATCATTCTTCACCGTACGCTTCTTCGATCTAAtgctcttctctctctctagctgGCTTTCATAGATTCCACTGTCACCATCCTCTCCAAAAGCTAGAATGTGGAACCCTAGATTAGCTAGTtaagatctctctctctacctACTAACGAAACCTTGAGCCTCTCTAATGGGGAACTGTTGCAGATCTCCCGCCGCTGTAGCCAGAGAAGACGTCAAATCGAACTACTCCGGGCGCGACCACCACGCTTCCGGCGGGAAAAAACCAGCTCCGATCCGAGTCCTCAGCGACGTCCCGAAGGAGAACATCGAGGACCGTTACTTACTCGACAGAGAGCTCGGACGCGGCGAGTTCGGCGTCACCTACCTCTGCATCGAGAGGTCCACGCGCGACCTCCTCGCCTGCAAGTCGATCTCGAAGCGGAAGCTGAGGACGGCGGTGGACATCGAGGACGTGAAGAGAGAGGTGGCGATCATGAAGCATCTCCCCGAGAGCTCGAGTATCGTGACGCTCAAGGAGGCCTGCGAGGACGACGGCGCGGTGCATTTGGTGATGGAGCTCTGCGAAGGCGGTGAGCTTTTCGATCGGATCGTTGCGAGAGGGCATTACACTGAGCGGGCCGCCGCGGGGGTTACGAAGACGATTGTTGAGGTTGTGCAGTTGTGCCATAAGCATGGGGTTATTCATAGAGATTTGAAGCCTGAGAACTTTTTGTTCGCTAACAAGAAGGAGAACTCTCCTCTCAAAGCTATTGATTTTGGTTTGTCCATCTTCTTCAAGCCAGGTGTGTGCTTCTTGTTTTTGCAGGCTCATTGTTCTTCTTAGTAGGTCTAGGCATCGGGTTAGGATCGGGTTTTTATATATATCCAATCCGAATCAGAACCTCTGATAATTTTGGGTATTTTTAGATATCATATCAAAATAAACATTAGAATGTagtatttaaaatgatttagttaggttttgaatatttatttcggATGCTAGTTCATATTTTCAGGTTAGTTTTCTTGGAGTTATTCAGATTTTCTGAGTTTTTAGGAGGTTCAGTTAATAATACTTctgatttttacattttatatcaCCCTATGATTTATTCATGTATTCTTTACAGCTAGGATTTGTTTTTCAAGTTCGTGTTCGGTTCAGATCTcgggtttataatttttttcccaGTCCTAGTTTCTTAGATGCATCTTGGCCCAGTTTAGTTGTCCTTAATGCTATTATCTTATAAGGCTAAGACGTTTTCAGGTGAGAAGTTCTCGGAGATAGTTGGGAGTCCATATTACATGGCACCTGAGGTGCTTAAGCGGAGCTATGGACCCGAAATAGATATATGGAGTGCTGGAGTGATTCTTTATATTCTGCTGTGTGGAGTTCCTCCTTTCTGGGCAGGTTTGTTCACACCCTTCCTCTTCTTGCATCTATGTTATTTCACAGATTGTAGTATTAGCAAAGCTAGTTTTCATAATTTCAGCCagtattttttttccttctttcaACCACAGAGTCCGAACAGGGAGTTGCTCAGGCTATCCTACGCGGGGTGATTGATTTTAAGAGGGAACCGTGGCCACACATTTCGGAGACTGCTAAGAATCTTGTCAGGCAAATGTTAGAGCCTGATCCAAAGCGTCGGCTGACTGCAAAGCAAGTGCTTGGTACATATAATCCACCTTTACCCCTGTTCTTACTCCCTGCATCTGTTACTATCCTTATtcctaaatttgattttatttatcattttgtAGAGCACCCATGGATTCAAAATGCCAAGAAAGCTCCAAATGTTCCTCTTGGAGATGTTGTGAAGTCCAGATTAAAGCAGTTTTCAGTGATGAACAGATTCAAGAGAAAAGCTTTGAGGGTTTGTTAATCAGCTTCAAACACTTGTTTATTTTGCATGAGTTGCGTTTTTTTTAGACCAAAGTTAGCTTACTTACCTTTGTTCAAACCAGGTTATTGCCGAATTCTTATCTTCCAAGAAGTAGAAGACATCAAAGAGATGTTCAACAAGATGGATACTGATAAAGATGGTATTGTTACCATCGAGGAGTTGAAAGCTGGGCTTCGAGATTTTGGTACACAGCTAGCTGAATCAGAAGTTCAGATGCTTATTGAAGCGGTGCACATACTTTTCCCCCTTCTACTTAtcatattttcaattattaattgCTTGACCGAACAAGTAAAGTCAAAATTTTTTGCATGATCCTCTCATTAATATGGTATTTGAATTTCCTAAACATAGGTGGATACTAAAGGGAAAGGAACACTAGACTATGGGGAGTTTGTTGCAGTCTCTCTCCACCTGCAAAAGGTAGCGAACGATGAGCATCTCCGGAAAGCATTCTCCTACTTTGACAAGGATGGAAATGGGTACATTTTGCCCCAAGAGCTTTGTGAAGCCTTAAAGGAAGATGGAGGGGATGACTGTGTGAATGTCGCCAATGATATATTCCAAGAAGTTGACACAGACAAGGTAAGTGTCAAATCTTCTATTCATGGTATGATCTCATGTTCAAAGATTTGTCCTTTTGCAAAGACTATCAGGAAATCAAAGTTTTTAGGAAAGTATGGTTTTTAAATCTCTTTTTCCACCTGAAATTACAGACATGCAAATAGGTAATGGAAACATGCTTTGCAAAAGTTCTTAAAGCATGCGAGGACAAAACATGTAGTAGCTTTAGTCACTTTTTTCTGGTCTATGACTGTTGTGTAAGCGGTCCCCATAAACTAAAGCAAGAGTGATTTCAGTGTTGAATGTGCTGCAATTACTTTTGTGTAGAGAGTTCACTTATCATCATGTAGGTAGTGTAAATGATGTTTCTTTTGGTCATGCCTAATATGGATTACTGACACATTAGGATGGGAGAATAAGCTACGAAGAGTTTGCGGCAATGATGAAAACAGGAACGGATTGGAGAAAGGCGTCTCGACATTACTCGAGAGGGAGATTCAATAGCCTAAGCATCAAGCTAATGAAGGACGGATCTTTGAACCTAGGCAACGAATAGCAGTAAGCCCGTATTAGATTTTTGTAGAGTTTATCTCTCACGTCACGGACTCAGAATTGgatcttttgttttgttgtaaATCTTTCgtttttaacttcttttttttttcgggTGATTTATGCTATCTGTGTTCTTTTTTGTATTGTGTTTGT
It encodes:
- the LOC108830930 gene encoding LOW QUALITY PROTEIN: calcium-dependent protein kinase 13 (The sequence of the model RefSeq protein was modified relative to this genomic sequence to represent the inferred CDS: inserted 1 base in 1 codon): MGNCCRSPAAVAREDVKSNYSGRDHHASGGKKPAPIRVLSDVPKENIEDRYLLDRELGRGEFGVTYLCIERSTRDLLACKSISKRKLRTAVDIEDVKREVAIMKHLPESSSIVTLKEACEDDGAVHLVMELCEGGELFDRIVARGHYTERAAAGVTKTIVEVVQLCHKHGVIHRDLKPENFLFANKKENSPLKAIDFGLSIFFKPGEKFSEIVGSPYYMAPEVLKRSYGPEIDIWSAGVILYILLCGVPPFWAESEQGVAQAILRGVIDFKREPWPHISETAKNLVRQMLEPDPKRRLTAKQVLEHPWIQNAKKAPNVPLGDVVKSRLKQFSVMNRFKRKALRVIAEFLSXQEVEDIKEMFNKMDTDKDGIVTIEELKAGLRDFGTQLAESEVQMLIEAVDTKGKGTLDYGEFVAVSLHLQKVANDEHLRKAFSYFDKDGNGYILPQELCEALKEDGGDDCVNVANDIFQEVDTDKDGRISYEEFAAMMKTGTDWRKASRHYSRGRFNSLSIKLMKDGSLNLGNE